A stretch of Candidatus Zymogenus saltonus DNA encodes these proteins:
- the map gene encoding type I methionyl aminopeptidase yields MINIRTKREIEHLREANRIVAGAYKVLVKAVEPGVTTAELDAIAEDYIRKEGAEPAFLGYRGYPASLCVSINEEVVHGIPGKREIREGDVVSLDLGSKKNGYYGDSALTVAVGDVDDKIVELIRVTEESLYAGIEQARVGNRLYDISAAVQEHVEANGFSVVRQFVGHGIGQEMHEDPQIPNFGTAGTGVRLKEGMVFAIEPMVNMGGWEVKVLEDDWTVVTIDGSLSAHFEHSIAITSDGPIILSDRG; encoded by the coding sequence ATGATCAATATCAGAACAAAGCGGGAGATAGAGCATTTAAGAGAGGCGAACCGGATCGTGGCCGGCGCCTACAAGGTCCTCGTGAAGGCGGTCGAGCCGGGGGTTACGACCGCAGAGCTCGACGCCATCGCGGAGGACTACATAAGGAAAGAGGGGGCGGAGCCCGCCTTTCTGGGCTACCGTGGGTACCCGGCGAGCCTCTGCGTCTCCATAAACGAGGAGGTCGTCCACGGAATCCCGGGCAAAAGGGAGATAAGGGAAGGGGACGTCGTCAGCCTCGACCTCGGCTCCAAGAAGAACGGCTACTACGGGGACAGCGCCTTGACCGTTGCGGTGGGGGACGTGGATGACAAGATCGTGGAGCTTATTCGGGTCACCGAGGAGTCGCTGTATGCGGGGATCGAGCAGGCGAGAGTCGGAAACCGACTCTACGACATCTCCGCCGCGGTGCAGGAGCACGTGGAGGCTAACGGGTTTTCGGTGGTGAGGCAGTTCGTGGGCCACGGCATAGGCCAGGAGATGCACGAGGACCCGCAGATACCCAACTTCGGGACGGCGGGGACGGGAGTACGCCTTAAAGAAGGGATGGTGTTTGCCATCGAACCGATGGTGAACATGGGGGGCTGGGAGGTGAAGGTGCTGGAGGACGACTGGACGGTGGTGACGATCGATGGGTCGCTCTCCGCCCACTTCGAGCACTCGATCGCGATAACATCGGACGGGCCGATAATCCTGAGTGACAGGGGGTGA
- a CDS encoding Crp/Fnr family transcriptional regulator yields MEKVNVLRQIPIFSKLGDEELKTIGDTAIRKKYPKESIIVHEEDEGNSLMFILSGKVKVVLLSESGKEIILSVLGDGDFFGEMSLLDGEPRSATVIAMKDSTMLVIQRNDFLKQIKQNPTIATGVLSEMSRRIRRADERIGNLILLDVFGRVARFLLDLAKREGARYDDGILIEKRPTQQDIASMIGASRETVSRVLNELNRRGFISISGKSVMIYDPDQILDNDGELSFPSEKVEV; encoded by the coding sequence ATGGAAAAAGTAAATGTCCTGAGGCAGATTCCGATATTCAGTAAGCTCGGCGATGAAGAGTTGAAGACCATCGGCGATACGGCCATAAGGAAGAAGTATCCGAAGGAGAGCATCATCGTCCACGAGGAGGACGAGGGGAACTCCCTGATGTTCATATTGTCCGGAAAGGTCAAGGTCGTTCTCCTGTCGGAGAGCGGCAAGGAGATAATCCTCTCGGTTCTGGGGGACGGGGATTTCTTCGGGGAGATGTCGCTTCTGGACGGGGAGCCGAGGTCGGCCACAGTTATCGCCATGAAGGACTCAACAATGCTCGTAATCCAGAGGAACGACTTCCTGAAGCAGATCAAACAGAACCCCACCATAGCCACGGGGGTGCTTTCGGAGATGAGCCGGAGAATAAGGAGGGCGGACGAGAGGATCGGAAACCTCATCCTCCTCGACGTGTTCGGCAGGGTGGCGAGGTTCCTCCTCGATCTCGCAAAGAGGGAGGGCGCAAGATACGACGACGGCATCCTTATCGAGAAAAGGCCCACCCAACAGGATATCGCGTCGATGATAGGCGCCTCCAGGGAGACCGTGTCGAGGGTGCTGAACGAGCTCAACCGCCGGGGATTTATATCCATATCGGGTAAGAGCGTTATGATCTATGACCCCGATCAGATCCTCGACAATGACGGGGAGCTTAGCTTCCCGAGCGAAAAGGTGGAAGTTTAG
- the priA gene encoding primosomal protein N' gives MKRDERPGPVMTEDAGKDFSTVSVAVATGLFKTLTYKVPERLRGGIPLGTRVFVPLGRRRVTGYVVSTKGGDYEGELKEIIDILDDEPVFDAGALDFFRFLAEYYCAPLGEVIRKGLPGGINIRSKKWIKALKVPDDVSEVDLKILDLSGEGQGISLDTLKGKLKGHDINYRISRLEEMGCLVVKEEVESPKTKRGEIRVVSLNDGVILDEIKERLSRSMATRELFEFIAETESVPLSELNERFKGAGDKVKKLKELGAVDVSTEHRAREIPFVELSGIDVSPIEELSAAQVSAVSEMEGALESGGFSAHLLYGVTGSGKTEVYLRSVKRALGLGRGAIVLVPEIALTTQLLSRFRGRFGDTVAVLHSALSDGERLDQWWRIKTGEARVVLGARSAIFAPMPDPGIIVVDEEHEGSYKQGDVPRYNARDAAVMLGKIRGAVVLLGSATPSLESYNNATTGRYRLIRLPERIAMDGRMPEVEIVDLKEAELVTKSITKRLADEIARTIDSGHQVILLLNRRGFSSFILCPTCGHNFLCPSCSITMTYHKGTRSLLCHYCDFRKDAPDFCPECEDRRLLLVGTGTERIEEELTHIVPGARTIRLDRDSTRKKGAIGKNLSAFAEGKADILLGTQMVAKGHDFPRVALVGAINADVGLNIPDFRSAERTFSLLAQSAGRAGRGEALAGVVIQTYNPEHYAVRCASSHDYDSFLEIEMESRRELGYPPFSRLVLLNLRGRDKGHVKKVSESVGERLDAIKRSKKLAVSILGPVVSPIPRIKGEHRFQIMLKGEKRGSITAVLDELLRDEGKIIPGGVKLSVDVDPLDML, from the coding sequence TTGAAACGAGATGAGAGGCCCGGCCCCGTGATGACCGAGGACGCGGGAAAGGATTTTTCGACCGTCTCCGTGGCCGTGGCAACGGGCCTCTTTAAGACCCTTACGTACAAGGTGCCGGAGCGGCTGCGCGGCGGGATTCCCTTGGGGACGAGGGTCTTCGTCCCCCTTGGAAGAAGGAGGGTTACGGGTTATGTGGTCTCCACAAAGGGGGGGGATTACGAGGGGGAGCTCAAGGAGATCATCGATATCTTGGATGACGAGCCGGTCTTCGACGCCGGCGCCCTCGATTTCTTTCGCTTCCTCGCAGAATACTACTGTGCTCCCCTGGGTGAGGTGATAAGGAAGGGGCTTCCCGGGGGGATCAACATCAGGTCGAAAAAGTGGATTAAGGCCCTTAAGGTCCCGGACGATGTTTCGGAGGTTGATCTGAAGATATTGGATCTGTCGGGGGAGGGTCAGGGGATCTCTCTGGATACGCTGAAGGGTAAGCTGAAGGGTCATGATATAAATTACCGGATAAGCAGGCTTGAGGAGATGGGCTGCCTCGTTGTCAAGGAGGAGGTGGAGTCGCCCAAGACCAAGCGGGGGGAGATAAGGGTCGTGTCTCTCAATGATGGAGTGATTTTGGATGAGATTAAGGAGAGGCTCTCCCGCTCGATGGCGACCCGTGAACTCTTCGAGTTTATCGCAGAGACCGAAAGCGTCCCGTTAAGCGAGCTGAACGAGAGGTTCAAGGGTGCAGGAGATAAGGTGAAGAAGCTTAAGGAGCTGGGGGCCGTAGATGTATCTACTGAGCACCGGGCGAGGGAGATCCCCTTCGTGGAGCTTTCCGGGATCGATGTAAGTCCGATAGAGGAGTTGAGCGCGGCCCAGGTTTCCGCCGTATCGGAGATGGAGGGCGCCCTCGAATCGGGGGGATTTTCGGCCCATCTCCTCTACGGCGTTACCGGGAGCGGAAAGACGGAGGTGTATCTGCGCTCCGTGAAGAGGGCGCTCGGCCTGGGGAGGGGGGCGATAGTTCTTGTCCCGGAGATTGCCCTGACGACCCAGCTACTCTCCCGATTCAGGGGAAGGTTCGGCGATACGGTAGCGGTGCTCCACAGCGCCCTGTCGGACGGGGAGCGGTTGGACCAGTGGTGGCGGATAAAAACCGGGGAGGCGAGAGTTGTCCTGGGGGCGAGGTCGGCCATCTTTGCGCCGATGCCTGACCCCGGGATAATAGTGGTCGACGAGGAGCACGAGGGTTCCTACAAGCAGGGGGACGTGCCCAGGTACAACGCCAGAGACGCCGCCGTGATGCTGGGAAAGATCAGGGGAGCGGTGGTGCTCCTCGGCTCCGCGACCCCTTCTCTGGAGAGCTACAACAACGCCACCACCGGCCGCTACAGACTCATCAGGCTCCCCGAGAGGATCGCCATGGACGGCAGGATGCCGGAGGTGGAGATCGTCGATCTAAAGGAGGCGGAGCTTGTGACGAAGAGCATCACGAAGAGGCTCGCCGACGAGATTGCAAGAACAATAGACTCCGGCCACCAGGTAATCCTCCTCTTGAACCGCCGCGGGTTCTCCTCCTTTATCCTCTGCCCCACCTGCGGGCACAATTTTCTCTGCCCGTCCTGCAGCATTACCATGACCTACCACAAGGGGACGAGGAGCCTTCTGTGTCACTACTGTGATTTTAGAAAGGACGCCCCCGATTTTTGCCCCGAGTGCGAGGATCGGCGGCTGCTCCTTGTCGGCACGGGGACCGAGAGGATAGAGGAGGAGCTGACGCATATAGTCCCCGGGGCGAGGACGATCCGCCTCGACAGAGACTCCACTAGAAAAAAGGGGGCGATCGGCAAAAACCTCTCGGCGTTTGCGGAGGGAAAGGCGGACATCCTTCTGGGGACGCAGATGGTCGCCAAGGGGCACGATTTCCCGAGGGTGGCGCTGGTGGGCGCCATAAACGCCGACGTGGGGCTTAACATCCCGGACTTCAGGTCGGCCGAGAGGACATTTTCCCTCCTGGCCCAGTCCGCCGGAAGGGCGGGAAGGGGAGAGGCCCTCGCCGGGGTGGTTATCCAGACGTACAACCCCGAGCACTACGCCGTAAGGTGCGCCTCTTCCCACGATTACGATTCATTCCTTGAAATCGAGATGGAATCGAGGAGGGAGCTCGGATACCCGCCGTTTTCGAGGCTCGTTCTCCTTAATCTGAGGGGACGGGACAAGGGACACGTCAAGAAAGTATCGGAGTCGGTCGGAGAGAGGCTTGATGCGATTAAAAGGTCAAAAAAACTTGCCGTTTCAATACTGGGGCCTGTCGTTTCGCCGATCCCGAGGATAAAGGGGGAGCACCGCTTTCAGATCATGCTTAAGGGGGAAAAGAGGGGTTCTATTACCGCAGTCCTCGATGAGCTCTTGAGGGATGAAGGCAAAATTATCCCCGGCGGGGTCAAGTTATCCGTTGATGTCGACCCTCTCGATATGCTATAA
- the def gene encoding peptide deformylase, translated as MAVLEIVKYPDPVLSTASDRVEAVDDETRQLMEDMLETMYSAPGVGLAAPQVGVNKRIIVIDVRPDDKKDPIMLVNPEIVEGDGKFTYEEGCLSLPEFIVEVERMKEVSVKGINEKGDEVTYKANDLLAVVFQHEIDHLDGILLVDKVSRLKRDIYRRKVKKGLKETARDESKGGAL; from the coding sequence ATGGCCGTTCTTGAAATAGTGAAGTATCCGGACCCTGTCCTTTCCACCGCTTCAGACAGGGTTGAAGCTGTCGATGACGAGACAAGACAGCTGATGGAGGACATGCTCGAGACGATGTACAGCGCCCCCGGGGTGGGGCTTGCCGCCCCCCAGGTCGGCGTGAACAAGAGGATTATTGTCATCGATGTCAGACCGGATGACAAGAAAGATCCGATCATGCTTGTCAATCCCGAAATAGTAGAGGGGGACGGGAAGTTCACATACGAGGAGGGATGTCTTTCCCTTCCGGAGTTCATCGTCGAGGTGGAGCGGATGAAGGAGGTGTCCGTGAAGGGGATAAACGAGAAAGGGGACGAAGTGACATATAAGGCCAATGACCTTCTTGCCGTTGTCTTTCAGCACGAGATCGACCACCTTGACGGGATACTCCTTGTGGACAAGGTCAGCAGGCTAAAGAGGGACATTTATCGGAGGAAGGTGAAAAAGGGCTTGAAGGAAACGGCGAGGGATGAATCCAAGGGGGGCGCGCTGTAG